One genomic region from Desulfovibrio sp. Huiquan2017 encodes:
- the infA gene encoding translation initiation factor IF-1, with protein MAKEEGIVVQGKVEEALPNAMFRVELENGHTVLAHISGKMRKFRIRVMPGDTVTVELSPYDLTRGRITFRPR; from the coding sequence ATGGCAAAAGAAGAAGGAATCGTCGTCCAGGGCAAGGTTGAAGAAGCCCTGCCCAACGCAATGTTTCGCGTTGAACTCGAAAACGGCCACACCGTGCTCGCACACATCTCCGGCAAAATGCGCAAATTCCGCATCCGCGTCATGCCCGGCGACACCGTGACCGTCGAACTTTCCCCCTACGATCTCACCCGGGGCCGCATCACCTTCCGTCCCAGGTAG
- a CDS encoding RNA-binding protein, whose protein sequence is MAKNIYVGNLPWSATEEDVRAAFETFGEVISVKLINDRETGRPRGFGFVEMEDQGALAAIESLDGSDFGGRNIKVNEARPRPERPRW, encoded by the coding sequence ATGGCTAAGAATATCTATGTGGGCAATTTGCCCTGGAGCGCCACGGAAGAGGATGTACGCGCCGCGTTTGAGACCTTTGGAGAGGTCATTTCCGTCAAACTGATCAACGACCGCGAAACCGGCCGTCCCCGCGGCTTCGGCTTCGTCGAAATGGAAGACCAGGGAGCCCTGGCGGCTATCGAGAGCCTGGACGGCTCCGATTTCGGCGGCCGCAACATCAAAGTCAACGAAGCCCGTCCGCGTCCCGAGCGCCCGCGCTGGTAG
- a CDS encoding sialidase family protein, with the protein MPSLSAQSDRHVVIDRRVDEYLAFPDVIRAHDGTLIAAYNEADRHVRPTRRVLVVKTCRDNGRTWSAPVYPDSPRSHSPRLKLFPDGVIVLSDSSRVFFESHDHGRTWRPFEAGGLAHDMLDRILVRDDGSWLTAGHRHLGGEEHPAIRQPPSEQVVYRSTDRGRTWTRLSVMAAERNLVLCEASMTRLPSGRILALLRENSFVFEPMYLVHSDDGGATWSRPAPTALMGHRPTMGLLDDERLLVTYRNTGPDGGTCAWMGSPEELASDFKVHGRAVDPANPEFTAQGMRVRNGAGGESVVRYALRPMTDPRSAVLTLEAELRVDEAGPNGCAIRVGCWWRLTPDRMVPDAAPELAVPLRRGRFNRLRFEYAAGEVAVFVNGKRRAVVAVAPDHAETRPVLFGAPYPFEDNAVDCTWKRISLNVLEPAYDRVYAWNWTAKDGLPDAWVREHILELRNDRHAAAPDFGYSGWTRLADGSFFCAYHHGAAQESGYEPLMTAFVAGTRFSANDFKRG; encoded by the coding sequence ATGCCCAGTCTGTCGGCGCAATCGGACCGCCATGTGGTCATCGACCGCCGGGTGGACGAGTACCTCGCCTTTCCAGATGTGATCCGGGCTCATGACGGCACGCTGATCGCGGCTTACAACGAGGCGGACCGGCATGTGCGGCCCACCCGCCGCGTGCTGGTCGTCAAGACCTGCCGTGACAACGGCCGGACCTGGTCCGCGCCCGTGTACCCGGACTCCCCGCGCAGCCACAGCCCGCGCCTGAAATTGTTCCCGGACGGCGTCATCGTCCTGTCCGACAGCTCGCGCGTCTTCTTCGAAAGCCATGACCACGGGCGCACCTGGCGCCCCTTCGAGGCCGGGGGACTGGCCCACGACATGCTCGACCGCATCCTGGTCCGGGACGACGGGAGCTGGCTGACCGCCGGGCACCGGCACCTAGGCGGCGAGGAGCACCCGGCCATTCGCCAGCCGCCCTCCGAGCAGGTGGTCTACCGGTCCACGGACCGGGGGAGGACCTGGACGAGGTTGTCGGTCATGGCCGCCGAGCGCAATCTGGTCTTGTGCGAGGCCTCCATGACCCGGCTTCCCTCGGGACGCATCCTGGCTTTGCTACGCGAAAACAGCTTCGTATTCGAACCCATGTACCTGGTCCACAGCGACGACGGCGGAGCCACCTGGTCGCGCCCCGCCCCCACCGCACTCATGGGCCACCGCCCGACCATGGGGCTGCTCGACGACGAGCGACTGCTCGTCACCTACCGCAACACCGGCCCGGACGGGGGGACCTGCGCCTGGATGGGCTCGCCCGAAGAACTGGCCTCGGACTTCAAGGTCCATGGCCGGGCCGTCGATCCGGCCAACCCCGAGTTCACCGCCCAAGGCATGCGCGTGCGCAACGGCGCGGGCGGCGAATCCGTGGTCCGCTATGCCTTGCGGCCCATGACCGACCCGCGCTCCGCCGTCCTGACCCTGGAGGCCGAGCTCCGGGTGGACGAGGCCGGACCCAACGGCTGCGCCATCCGCGTGGGCTGCTGGTGGCGTCTGACCCCGGATCGCATGGTCCCGGACGCCGCCCCCGAACTGGCCGTCCCCCTGCGACGCGGCAGGTTCAACCGCTTGCGCTTCGAATACGCGGCGGGCGAAGTCGCGGTCTTCGTCAACGGAAAACGGCGGGCCGTGGTGGCGGTGGCCCCCGACCACGCCGAGACCCGGCCGGTCCTGTTCGGCGCGCCCTACCCCTTTGAGGACAACGCCGTGGACTGCACCTGGAAACGAATTTCCCTCAATGTCCTTGAACCTGCCTATGACCGGGTGTACGCTTGGAACTGGACCGCCAAAGACGGATTGCCGGACGCCTGGGTCCGGGAGCACATCCTGGAGCTGCGCAACGACCGCCACGCGGCGGCCCCGGATTTCGGCTATTCCGGCTGGACGCGGCTTGCCGACGGAAGTTTTTTCTGCGCCTACCATCACGGCGCGGCCCAAGAATCCGGCTACGAGCCGCTCATGACCGCCTTCGTGGCCGGAACCCGATTTTCCGCGAATGACTTCAAACGAGGATAA